In Leptospira harrisiae, the following proteins share a genomic window:
- a CDS encoding nucleoside 2-deoxyribosyltransferase, which translates to MQTIYLAGPEVFLPNALEVLASAKKLCESFGFYALTPFDGEVTEQTKLTKAKQIFKENVSLIQRSDLVIANCNPFRGACVDDGTAFEIGYAYGKGKRIFGYLNDNRSLPEIVSSKIPTIAHISGYSIDQDGYLVNEDFGNSINLMLEFSILDSGGSLVLGNLEKVLELIKD; encoded by the coding sequence ATGCAAACAATTTATCTTGCAGGGCCAGAAGTTTTTTTACCAAATGCTTTAGAGGTTCTTGCCTCTGCAAAAAAACTTTGTGAATCATTCGGGTTTTATGCTCTCACTCCTTTCGATGGTGAAGTGACTGAACAAACCAAACTAACAAAAGCGAAACAAATTTTTAAAGAGAATGTTTCTCTCATACAAAGATCGGATTTAGTGATCGCAAATTGTAATCCATTCCGTGGAGCTTGTGTGGATGACGGAACTGCTTTTGAGATTGGATACGCCTATGGAAAAGGAAAACGAATTTTTGGATATTTAAATGATAATCGGAGTTTACCTGAAATTGTTTCATCAAAAATCCCAACGATAGCACATATCTCTGGTTATTCGATTGATCAAGATGGGTATTTAGTGAATGAAGACTTTGGAAATAGTATTAACTTGATGTTGGAATTTTCTATTTTGGATTCTGGCGGTAGTTTGGTACTTGGTAATTTAGAGAAGGTGTTGGAGCTGATCAAAGATTAG